Proteins encoded together in one Janthinobacterium tructae window:
- the rplK gene encoding 50S ribosomal protein L11 produces the protein MAKKIIGFIKLQVPAGKANPSPPIGPALGQRGLNIMEFCKAFNAQTQGLEAGMPIPVVITAFADKSFTFVMKTPPATYLIKKAAAITKGSPKPHTDKVGTLTRAQAEEIAKLKTPDLTAADMDAAVRTIAGSARSIGITVEGVV, from the coding sequence ATGGCAAAGAAAATCATTGGTTTTATCAAGCTGCAAGTACCAGCTGGTAAAGCAAACCCATCCCCACCAATCGGTCCAGCTCTGGGTCAACGTGGTCTGAACATCATGGAATTCTGCAAAGCCTTCAATGCACAGACCCAAGGTCTGGAAGCAGGCATGCCGATTCCAGTCGTGATCACCGCGTTTGCGGACAAGTCCTTCACGTTCGTGATGAAGACGCCTCCAGCAACCTACCTGATCAAAAAAGCTGCTGCGATCACCAAAGGTTCGCCGAAGCCACATACCGACAAAGTCGGTACGCTGACCCGCGCACAAGCTGAAGAAATCGCTAAATTGAAAACCCCTGATCTGACCGCTGCCGACATGGATGCTGCTGTACGCACCATCGCTGGTTCCGCTCGTTCGATTGGTATCACGGTGGAAGGTGTTGTATAA
- the rplA gene encoding 50S ribosomal protein L1: MAKLSKRIKALKAKVDRTKVYAFDNAVALIKECATAKFNESIDVSVQLGVDPKKSDQVVRGSVVLPAGTGKTVRVAVFASGEKAEAAKAAGADIVGMEDLAERIKAGDMPFDIVIASPDTMRIVGTLGQILGPRGMMPNPKVGTVTPDVATAVKNAKAGQVQYRTDKSGIIHATIGRKSFADADLKSNLVALIDALNKAKPASSKGVYLRKVSLSSTMGAGVRVDQTSLAA; encoded by the coding sequence ATGGCTAAGTTATCCAAACGTATCAAGGCTTTGAAAGCCAAAGTCGACCGTACCAAAGTGTACGCTTTCGACAACGCTGTCGCTCTGATCAAAGAGTGCGCAACGGCCAAGTTCAATGAATCGATCGACGTATCGGTACAACTGGGTGTTGATCCTAAGAAATCCGACCAAGTGGTGCGCGGCTCCGTCGTGCTGCCAGCTGGTACCGGCAAAACCGTACGCGTGGCAGTCTTCGCGTCGGGCGAAAAAGCAGAAGCCGCTAAAGCAGCTGGCGCCGACATCGTTGGTATGGAAGACCTGGCTGAGCGTATCAAAGCCGGCGACATGCCTTTCGATATCGTTATCGCTTCGCCAGATACCATGCGTATCGTTGGTACCCTGGGTCAGATCCTGGGCCCGCGCGGCATGATGCCTAACCCGAAAGTTGGCACTGTTACTCCTGACGTCGCTACCGCCGTGAAAAACGCGAAAGCCGGTCAAGTACAGTACCGTACCGACAAATCCGGTATCATCCACGCTACCATCGGCCGTAAATCGTTCGCTGACGCAGATCTGAAATCGAATCTGGTCGCACTGATCGACGCACTGAACAAAGCCAAGCCAGCATCGAGCAAAGGCGTGTACCTGCGCAAAGTTTCGCTGTCGTCGACCATGGGCGCTGGCGTCCGTGTTGACCAGACTAGTCTGGCAGCTTAA
- the rplJ gene encoding 50S ribosomal protein L10 — MSLNLNDKKAVVAEVSAQVANAQTIVVAEYRGIQVGHLTQLRAKARAQGVYLRVLKNTLARRSVEGTAFASLADAMTGPLIYSISADAVAAAKVIADFAKTNDKLVIKAGNYAGKPLDTAAVTALASIPSREVLIAQLLGVMLAPVSGFARGLAALAAKKGEGAEAPAEAAAEEAPAAA; from the coding sequence GTGAGTCTCAATCTGAATGACAAAAAGGCCGTCGTCGCCGAAGTTTCCGCACAAGTAGCAAATGCGCAAACGATCGTCGTGGCCGAATATCGTGGCATCCAGGTTGGTCACTTGACGCAACTGCGTGCTAAAGCGCGTGCCCAAGGCGTGTACCTGCGTGTGTTGAAAAACACTCTGGCTCGTCGCTCCGTTGAAGGTACCGCATTCGCCAGCCTGGCAGATGCCATGACCGGCCCGTTGATCTACTCGATCTCGGCCGATGCCGTTGCAGCAGCTAAAGTCATCGCTGACTTCGCTAAAACCAACGACAAACTGGTCATCAAAGCAGGTAACTACGCAGGCAAGCCGCTGGATACAGCTGCTGTCACCGCGTTGGCGAGCATTCCTAGCCGTGAAGTCCTCATTGCGCAGTTGTTGGGCGTTATGCTGGCTCCGGTTTCGGGCTTTGCACGTGGTCTGGCTGCCCTGGCAGCGAAAAAAGGCGAAGGCGCCGAAGCTCCTGCAGAAGCAGCAGCAGAAGAAGCCCCAGCAGCCGCTTAA
- the rplL gene encoding 50S ribosomal protein L7/L12, translating to MAISKDDILEAVSAMSVMDLNDLVKAFEEKFGVSAAAMASAGPAAGPAAAAEEQTEFNVILDSFGANKVGVIKAVREITGLGLKEAKDLVDGAPKTVKEAVSKADAEAAQKKLVEAGATASIK from the coding sequence ATGGCAATTAGCAAAGACGATATCCTGGAAGCAGTTAGCGCCATGTCCGTAATGGACCTGAACGACCTGGTTAAAGCATTCGAAGAAAAATTCGGCGTGTCCGCAGCAGCAATGGCTTCGGCCGGTCCTGCAGCAGGCCCAGCAGCAGCTGCTGAAGAACAAACCGAATTCAACGTCATCCTGGACAGCTTCGGCGCAAACAAAGTTGGCGTCATTAAAGCAGTTCGCGAAATCACCGGCCTGGGCTTGAAAGAAGCTAAAGACCTGGTCGATGGCGCACCAAAAACTGTGAAAGAAGCAGTGTCGAAAGCTGACGCTGAAGCAGCACAGAAGAAACTGGTAGAAGCCGGCGCAACCGCTTCGATCAAGTAA
- the rpoB gene encoding DNA-directed RNA polymerase subunit beta — MHYSFTEKKRIRKSFAKRANVHHVPFLLATQLESYHSFLQEDIAPSGRKNDGLQSAFTSIFPIVSHNGFARLEFLSYVLGDPAFDVKECQQRGLTFASPLRAKVRLVILDKESPTKPVVKEMKEQEVYMGELPLMTTTGSFVINGTERVIVSQLHRSPGVFFEHDRGKTHSSGKLLFSARIIPYRGSWLDFEFDPKDILFFRVDRRRKMPVTILLKAIGMSHEQILANFFVFDNFNLRSEGAEMEFVAERLRGEVARFDIVDKSGKTLVLKDKRINAKHVRDIEAAGIKHISVPEDYLLGRVLAKNIVDGDTGEVVASANDELTEDLLGRLRDANISEIQTLYTNDLDQGAYISQTLRIDDTADQMAAKVAIYRMMRPGEPPTEDSVEALFNGLFYNSDRYDLSAVGRMKFNRRIGRDELTGAMTLSNEDVLAVIKILVELRNGRGEVDDIDHLGNRRVRCVGELAENQFRAGLVRVERAVKERLGQAEADNLMPHDLINSKPISAAIREFFGSSQLSQFMDQTNPLSEITHKRRVSALGPGGLTRERAGFEVRDVHPTHYGRVCPIETPEGPNIGLINSLALYARLNEYGFLETPYRKVEGSKITDQIDYLSAIEEGRYIIAQANATISDEGTLSDELVSAREAGETILVSPERIQYMDVAPGQIVSVAASLIPFLEHDDANRALMGANMQRQAVPCLRPEKALVGTGIERTVAVDSGTTVQALRGGIVDYIDAGRVVIRVNDDEATAGEVGVDIYNLIKYTRSNQNTNINQRPIVQVGDRVAKRDVIADGASTDLGELALGQNMTVAFMPWNGLNFEDSILISENVVKDDRYTSIHIEELSVVARDTKLGAEEITRDISNLAENQLARLDESGIVYIGAEVQAGDTLVGKVTPKGETQLTPEEKLLRAIFGEKASDVKDTSLRVPSGMIGTVIDVQVFTREGIVRDKRAQQIIDDELKRFRLDLNDQMRIVEGDAFQRLEKMLIGKVVNGGPKKLAKGAKITKEYLADLDKYHWFDIRPADDDAAVALEAIKESINEKRHQFDLAFEEKRKKLTQGDELQPGVQKMVKVYLAVKRRLQSGDKMAGRHGNKGVVSRIVPVEDMPYMADGTPADVVLNPLGVPSRMNVGQILETHLGWAAKGLGIRIGEMLKAQTKVEQMRKYLTTIYNDNGRAEDLDKFDDEEIMKLAENLKKGVPFATPVFDGANEEEIRRMLDLAYPDDIAKNLGMTPSKNQVTMYDGRTGEAFERKVTVGVMHMLKLHHLVDDKMHARSTGPYSLVTQQPLGGKAQFGGQRFGEMEVWALEAYGASYVLQEMLTVKSDDVNGRTKVYENLVKGDHVIDAGMPESFNVLVKEIRSLGIDIDLERN, encoded by the coding sequence ATGCACTACTCATTTACTGAGAAGAAACGCATTCGCAAATCATTCGCGAAGCGCGCCAACGTTCACCACGTTCCGTTCCTGCTGGCGACCCAGCTCGAGTCTTATCATAGCTTCTTGCAAGAGGACATAGCACCGTCCGGCCGCAAGAATGATGGCCTGCAGTCGGCTTTCACTTCGATTTTCCCTATCGTGTCGCACAATGGTTTTGCGCGTCTCGAATTCTTGTCGTACGTTCTGGGCGATCCTGCCTTTGACGTCAAAGAATGTCAACAACGTGGCCTGACGTTCGCGTCGCCGCTGCGCGCGAAAGTGCGTCTGGTGATCCTGGACAAGGAATCGCCAACCAAGCCTGTCGTCAAAGAGATGAAGGAACAGGAAGTCTACATGGGCGAATTGCCGCTCATGACGACCACCGGTTCGTTCGTGATCAACGGCACGGAGCGGGTTATCGTTTCCCAGCTGCACCGTTCGCCTGGCGTGTTCTTCGAGCACGACCGCGGCAAGACTCACTCGTCCGGTAAACTGCTGTTCTCCGCGCGTATCATTCCTTACCGCGGTTCGTGGCTGGACTTCGAGTTCGACCCGAAAGACATCCTGTTCTTCCGCGTCGACCGCCGCCGCAAGATGCCAGTAACGATCCTGCTCAAAGCCATCGGCATGTCGCATGAGCAAATCCTGGCCAATTTCTTTGTCTTCGACAATTTCAACCTGCGCTCCGAAGGCGCGGAAATGGAATTCGTCGCCGAACGTCTGCGCGGCGAAGTGGCGCGCTTTGACATCGTCGACAAGTCGGGCAAGACCCTGGTGCTGAAAGACAAGCGTATCAACGCCAAGCACGTGCGTGATATCGAAGCTGCCGGCATCAAGCACATTTCGGTACCGGAAGATTACCTGCTGGGCCGCGTATTGGCGAAGAACATCGTCGATGGCGACACCGGTGAAGTCGTCGCTTCCGCGAACGATGAGCTGACGGAAGATCTGCTGGGTCGCCTGCGCGACGCCAACATTTCCGAAATCCAGACCTTGTACACCAACGACCTGGATCAAGGCGCCTACATCTCGCAAACCCTGCGTATCGACGACACCGCCGATCAGATGGCTGCGAAAGTGGCGATCTACCGCATGATGCGTCCAGGCGAACCGCCAACGGAAGACTCCGTTGAAGCGCTGTTCAATGGCCTGTTCTACAACTCGGACCGCTACGACCTGTCGGCCGTGGGCCGCATGAAGTTCAATCGCCGCATTGGCCGCGATGAACTGACCGGCGCCATGACCCTGTCGAACGAAGACGTGCTGGCCGTGATCAAGATCCTGGTGGAACTGCGCAATGGCCGCGGCGAAGTCGACGATATCGATCACCTGGGTAACCGTCGCGTACGTTGCGTGGGCGAACTGGCCGAGAATCAATTCCGCGCCGGCCTGGTGCGTGTTGAGCGCGCCGTCAAGGAACGCCTCGGCCAAGCCGAAGCGGACAACCTGATGCCGCACGACCTGATCAACTCGAAGCCGATTTCGGCTGCGATTCGCGAGTTCTTCGGTTCGTCCCAGCTGTCGCAGTTCATGGACCAAACCAATCCTCTGTCGGAAATTACCCACAAGCGCCGTGTATCGGCTCTGGGACCCGGCGGTCTGACACGCGAACGCGCCGGCTTTGAAGTGCGCGACGTGCATCCGACCCACTACGGCCGCGTCTGCCCGATCGAGACACCGGAAGGTCCGAACATTGGTCTGATCAACTCGCTGGCTCTGTATGCCCGCCTGAATGAATACGGCTTCCTGGAAACCCCGTACCGCAAGGTCGAAGGTTCCAAGATTACCGATCAGATCGACTACCTGTCCGCCATCGAAGAAGGCCGCTACATCATCGCTCAGGCGAATGCGACCATCAGCGATGAAGGTACGCTGTCCGATGAACTGGTCTCGGCCCGTGAAGCCGGCGAAACCATCCTGGTCTCCCCGGAGCGCATCCAGTACATGGACGTGGCACCAGGCCAGATCGTTTCCGTCGCTGCCTCGCTGATTCCGTTCCTCGAACACGATGATGCAAACCGTGCATTGATGGGCGCCAACATGCAACGCCAGGCTGTGCCTTGCTTGCGTCCTGAAAAAGCGCTGGTCGGTACCGGTATCGAACGCACCGTTGCGGTCGACTCGGGCACCACCGTGCAAGCCTTGCGTGGCGGTATCGTCGATTACATCGATGCGGGCCGTGTCGTGATTCGCGTGAACGATGACGAAGCGACCGCTGGTGAAGTGGGCGTCGACATCTACAACCTGATCAAGTACACCCGTTCGAACCAGAACACCAACATCAACCAGCGTCCTATCGTGCAAGTGGGCGACCGTGTTGCCAAGCGCGACGTGATCGCCGATGGCGCATCGACCGACCTGGGTGAATTGGCGCTGGGCCAGAACATGACCGTGGCTTTCATGCCATGGAATGGTCTGAACTTCGAAGATTCGATCCTGATCTCGGAAAACGTCGTCAAGGACGACCGCTACACCTCGATTCACATCGAAGAGTTGTCGGTGGTTGCGCGTGACACGAAACTGGGCGCGGAAGAAATTACGCGCGACATCTCGAACCTGGCTGAAAATCAGCTGGCACGTCTGGATGAGTCCGGTATCGTCTACATCGGCGCTGAAGTCCAGGCCGGCGACACCCTGGTTGGTAAAGTGACGCCTAAAGGCGAAACCCAGCTGACCCCGGAAGAGAAGCTGCTGCGCGCGATTTTCGGCGAAAAAGCTTCGGACGTAAAAGATACGTCGCTGCGCGTGCCTTCGGGCATGATCGGTACCGTGATCGACGTGCAAGTCTTCACGCGTGAAGGCATCGTGCGCGACAAGCGTGCCCAGCAAATTATCGATGACGAACTGAAACGCTTCCGTCTGGATCTGAACGACCAGATGCGTATCGTCGAAGGCGATGCCTTCCAGCGTCTGGAAAAAATGCTGATCGGCAAAGTTGTCAACGGCGGCCCTAAAAAGCTGGCCAAAGGCGCCAAGATCACCAAGGAATACCTGGCCGATCTGGACAAATACCACTGGTTCGACATCCGCCCTGCGGACGACGATGCAGCCGTAGCGCTCGAAGCGATCAAGGAATCGATCAACGAGAAGCGTCACCAGTTCGACCTGGCCTTCGAAGAGAAGCGCAAGAAACTGACGCAAGGCGATGAGCTGCAACCAGGCGTGCAAAAAATGGTCAAGGTGTACCTGGCCGTGAAACGCCGCCTGCAGTCGGGCGACAAGATGGCAGGTCGCCACGGTAACAAGGGTGTGGTTTCCCGTATTGTTCCTGTGGAAGACATGCCATACATGGCCGACGGTACGCCAGCCGACGTTGTGCTGAACCCGCTGGGTGTTCCTTCACGGATGAACGTTGGTCAGATTCTCGAGACTCACTTGGGCTGGGCTGCCAAGGGTCTGGGTATCCGCATCGGCGAAATGCTGAAGGCGCAAACCAAGGTCGAGCAAATGCGCAAGTATCTGACGACGATCTACAACGACAATGGCCGCGCGGAAGATCTGGACAAGTTTGATGATGAAGAGATCATGAAACTGGCCGAGAATCTGAAAAAAGGTGTGCCATTCGCCACGCCAGTGTTTGACGGCGCGAACGAAGAAGAGATCCGCCGCATGCTGGACCTGGCGTATCCGGACGACATCGCCAAGAACCTGGGCATGACCCCGTCGAAGAACCAGGTGACCATGTATGACGGTCGCACTGGTGAAGCGTTCGAACGCAAGGTCACTGTCGGCGTGATGCACATGCTGAAACTGCATCACTTGGTCGATGACAAGATGCATGCGCGTTCGACCGGTCCTTACTCGCTGGTGACGCAACAGCCGCTGGGTGGTAAAGCCCAGTTCGGTGGTCAGCGTTTCGGTGAGATGGAAGTCTGGGCACTGGAAGCGTATGGCGCGTCGTATGTCTTGCAAGAGATGTTGACCGTCAAGTCCGATGACGTGAATGGCCGTACCAAAGTGTACGAGAACCTGGTCAAGGGCGATCACGTGATCGACGCCGGCATGCCGGAATCGTTCAACGTGCTGGTCAAGGAAATCCGTTCGCTGGGTATCGATATCGACCTCGAACGCAACTAA
- the rpoC gene encoding DNA-directed RNA polymerase subunit beta' has translation MKALLDLFKQVQTNETFDAIKIGLASPEKIRSWSYGEVKKPETINYRTFKPERDGLFCAKIFGPIKDYECLCGKYKRLKHRGVICEKCGVEVTLAKVRRERMGHIELASPTAHIWFLKSLPSRLGMVLDMTLRDIERVLYFEAYVVTDPGMTPLKKCQIMSEDDYAAKYEEYGDDFTAFMGAEGIRELLRSIDIHRDAETLRVELKESKSEAKIKKYAKRLKVLEAFQRSGIKPDWMIMEVLPVLPPELRPLVPLDGGRFATSDLNDLYRRVINRNNRLKRLMELRAPEIITRNEKRMLQEAVDSLLDNGRRGKAMTGANKRPLKSLAEMIKGKGGRFRQNLLGKRVDYSGRSVIVVGPQLKLHQCGLPKLMALELFKPFIFNKLELMGLATTIKAAKKLVEIQEPVVWDILEDVIREHPIMLNRAPTLHRLGIQAFEPVLIEGKAIQLHPLVCAAFNADFDGDQMAVHVPLSIEAQMEARTLMLASNNILFPSNGEPSIVPSQDIVLGLYYATREAINAKNEGMMFPDVSEVIRAYDNKEVELTTRVTVRITEYPKNAETGEFEKTITRYETTIGRAILSEILPKGLPFSVLNRALKKKEISKLINTSFRKCGLRATVVFADKLMQSGFRLATRAGISICVDDMLVPPQKVTLIAAAESEVKQIEQQYASGLVTAGERYNKVVDIWGKTSDEVGKAMMDQLKVEDVIRRDGTKSTQESFNAIYMMADSGARGSAAQIRQLAGMRGLMAKPDGSIIETPITANFREGLNVLQYFISTHGARKGLADTALKTANSGYLTRRLVDVTQDLVVIEDDCGTMNGALMKALVEGGEVIEALRDRILGRVTVHDVVHPETQETLYEAGSLLDEDMVEEIERLSIDEVKVRTPLTCDTRFGLCAKCYGRDLGRGMLVNAGEAVGVVAAQSIGEPGTQLTMRTFHIGGAASRAAVASSVEAKSNGTIRFTATMRYVTNGKGAQIVISRSGEVLITDDHGRERERHKVPYGATLIVKDGLVIKAGTALATWDPLTRPIITEYAGQVRFENVEEGVTVARQVDEVTGLSTLVAIDAKRRGSLTKTLRPQVKLINEANEEVKIAGTEHSVAIGFQVGALIMVKDGQQVSVGEVLARIPTESQKTRDITGGLPRVAELFEARSPKDAGMLAEVTGTVAFGKETKGKQRLEITDMDGNKHEFLITKDKQVLVHDGQVVNKGEMIVDGPADPQDILRLLGIEALARYIVDEVQDVYRLQGVKINDKHIEVIVRQMLRRVQIVNAGDTNYIVGEQVERSELLDQNDLMEAGNKIPATYENVLLGITKASLSTDSFISAASFQETTRVLTEAAIMGKRDGLRGLKENVIVGRLIPGGTGLAFHRARKEKEAWEVEERQALLLAEKASMAGEAAEALQDIESQQHHGDEA, from the coding sequence ATGAAAGCACTGCTCGATCTATTCAAGCAAGTACAGACCAACGAGACCTTCGATGCAATCAAGATCGGTCTCGCTTCGCCTGAGAAAATCCGTTCGTGGTCCTACGGCGAAGTCAAAAAGCCGGAAACCATCAACTACCGTACCTTCAAGCCTGAGCGCGATGGCCTGTTCTGCGCCAAGATCTTTGGCCCGATCAAGGATTACGAATGCCTGTGCGGCAAGTACAAGCGCCTGAAACACCGCGGCGTGATCTGCGAAAAGTGCGGCGTCGAAGTCACGCTGGCCAAGGTGCGCCGCGAGCGCATGGGCCACATCGAGCTGGCCTCGCCGACCGCGCACATCTGGTTCCTGAAGTCGCTGCCGTCGCGTCTGGGCATGGTCCTGGACATGACCCTGCGGGACATCGAACGCGTGCTGTACTTTGAAGCATACGTCGTGACCGATCCAGGCATGACCCCGCTGAAGAAGTGCCAGATCATGTCGGAAGACGACTACGCCGCCAAGTACGAAGAGTACGGCGACGACTTCACCGCCTTCATGGGCGCCGAAGGTATCCGTGAACTGCTGCGCTCGATCGACATCCACCGCGATGCCGAAACCTTGCGCGTGGAACTGAAGGAATCGAAATCCGAAGCCAAGATCAAGAAATACGCCAAGCGCCTGAAAGTGCTGGAAGCGTTCCAGCGTTCGGGCATCAAGCCTGACTGGATGATCATGGAAGTGCTGCCGGTGCTGCCGCCGGAACTGCGTCCGCTGGTACCGCTGGACGGTGGCCGTTTCGCGACCTCGGATCTGAACGATCTGTATCGCCGCGTCATCAACCGTAACAACCGTCTGAAACGCCTGATGGAGCTGCGCGCTCCAGAGATCATCACGCGCAACGAAAAGCGCATGCTGCAAGAAGCGGTCGATTCGTTGCTGGACAACGGCCGTCGCGGCAAAGCGATGACCGGCGCCAACAAGCGTCCGCTGAAATCCCTGGCAGAAATGATCAAGGGCAAGGGCGGCCGTTTCCGTCAAAACTTGCTGGGCAAACGCGTCGATTACTCCGGTCGTTCGGTCATCGTCGTGGGCCCGCAATTGAAACTGCATCAGTGCGGCTTGCCGAAACTGATGGCGCTGGAACTGTTCAAACCGTTCATTTTCAATAAACTGGAACTGATGGGTCTGGCGACCACGATCAAGGCCGCGAAAAAGCTGGTCGAGATTCAAGAGCCGGTCGTGTGGGACATCCTGGAAGACGTGATTCGCGAACATCCGATCATGTTGAACCGCGCACCTACGCTGCACCGTCTGGGTATCCAGGCTTTCGAGCCAGTCCTGATTGAAGGCAAGGCCATCCAGTTGCACCCACTCGTCTGCGCCGCATTCAACGCCGACTTTGACGGTGACCAAATGGCGGTCCACGTTCCTCTGTCGATCGAAGCGCAGATGGAAGCGCGCACTTTGATGCTGGCATCGAACAACATCCTGTTCCCATCGAACGGCGAACCGTCGATCGTGCCGTCGCAGGATATCGTGCTGGGTCTGTACTACGCGACGCGTGAAGCGATCAATGCGAAGAACGAAGGGATGATGTTCCCTGACGTCTCGGAAGTGATCCGCGCCTACGACAACAAGGAAGTCGAACTGACGACCCGCGTGACCGTGCGTATTACCGAATACCCGAAAAACGCCGAAACGGGCGAATTCGAGAAAACGATTACCCGCTACGAAACGACGATCGGCCGTGCGATCCTGTCGGAAATTCTGCCTAAAGGCTTGCCGTTCTCCGTCCTGAACCGCGCGCTGAAAAAGAAAGAAATTTCCAAGCTGATCAACACGTCGTTCCGCAAGTGCGGCCTGCGCGCCACCGTGGTGTTCGCAGACAAACTGATGCAATCGGGTTTCCGCCTGGCGACACGCGCCGGTATCTCGATCTGCGTCGACGACATGCTGGTACCGCCGCAAAAAGTCACCCTGATCGCGGCGGCCGAGTCGGAAGTCAAGCAGATCGAACAGCAATACGCCTCGGGTCTCGTGACCGCCGGCGAGCGTTACAACAAGGTAGTCGATATCTGGGGCAAAACCTCGGATGAAGTCGGCAAGGCCATGATGGACCAGCTCAAAGTCGAAGACGTGATCCGCCGCGACGGCACCAAGTCGACGCAAGAATCGTTCAACGCCATTTACATGATGGCCGACTCCGGCGCGCGCGGTTCCGCAGCCCAGATTCGTCAGTTGGCCGGTATGCGTGGTCTGATGGCCAAACCGGATGGCTCGATTATCGAAACGCCGATTACCGCGAACTTCCGCGAAGGTCTGAACGTTTTGCAGTACTTCATTTCGACCCACGGTGCGCGTAAAGGTCTGGCCGATACGGCGCTGAAAACGGCTAACTCCGGTTACCTGACGCGTCGTCTGGTTGACGTGACGCAGGATCTGGTCGTGATCGAGGACGATTGCGGCACCATGAACGGCGCGCTGATGAAGGCGCTGGTCGAAGGTGGTGAAGTCATCGAAGCGCTGCGCGACCGTATCCTCGGCCGCGTCACCGTGCACGATGTCGTTCATCCTGAAACCCAGGAAACGCTGTACGAAGCCGGTTCGCTGCTGGATGAAGACATGGTCGAAGAGATCGAGCGTCTGTCCATCGATGAAGTCAAGGTCCGTACGCCACTGACTTGCGACACGCGCTTCGGCCTGTGCGCCAAGTGCTATGGCCGCGACCTGGGCCGCGGCATGCTGGTCAACGCCGGCGAAGCCGTCGGTGTGGTGGCAGCGCAGTCGATTGGTGAGCCGGGTACCCAGCTGACCATGCGTACGTTCCACATTGGTGGTGCGGCATCGCGTGCGGCAGTGGCATCGTCGGTGGAAGCCAAGTCGAACGGTACCATCCGCTTCACGGCAACCATGCGTTACGTGACGAACGGCAAGGGCGCGCAAATCGTCATTTCCCGTTCCGGCGAAGTGCTGATCACCGACGACCATGGCCGTGAGCGTGAGCGTCATAAAGTGCCGTACGGCGCGACCCTGATCGTCAAGGACGGCCTGGTCATCAAGGCCGGTACGGCCCTGGCAACGTGGGATCCGCTGACCCGTCCGATCATTACCGAATACGCCGGTCAAGTGCGTTTCGAGAACGTCGAAGAAGGCGTCACCGTCGCCCGTCAGGTCGACGAAGTGACCGGTCTGTCCACCCTGGTGGCGATCGATGCGAAACGTCGCGGTTCGTTGACGAAAACGTTGCGTCCGCAAGTCAAGCTGATCAACGAGGCGAACGAAGAAGTCAAGATCGCCGGTACCGAACACTCGGTGGCGATCGGCTTCCAGGTCGGCGCGCTGATCATGGTCAAGGACGGTCAACAGGTATCGGTTGGTGAAGTGCTGGCACGTATTCCTACCGAATCGCAAAAAACGCGCGATATTACCGGTGGTCTGCCACGCGTTGCGGAACTGTTCGAAGCGCGCTCGCCGAAAGATGCCGGTATGCTGGCGGAAGTCACGGGTACGGTTGCGTTCGGTAAAGAAACCAAGGGCAAGCAGCGTCTGGAAATCACGGACATGGACGGCAACAAGCATGAGTTCTTGATCACCAAGGACAAACAAGTGCTGGTGCATGACGGCCAAGTCGTGAACAAGGGCGAGATGATCGTGGACGGCCCGGCCGATCCGCAAGACATCCTGCGCCTGCTGGGTATCGAAGCACTGGCACGTTACATCGTCGACGAAGTGCAAGACGTGTACCGTCTGCAAGGCGTGAAGATCAATGACAAGCACATCGAAGTGATCGTGCGTCAGATGCTGCGCCGTGTGCAGATCGTCAATGCCGGCGACACCAACTACATCGTTGGCGAGCAGGTTGAGCGTTCGGAACTGCTGGATC